In Acidobacteriota bacterium, the genomic stretch CCCAGCCAGCCTTCGCTCACGCTTCGCGTGAGCTACGGCTAGGCTGGCCGAAGTGGCCAGCCGCGTAGGCCGCCACCGACCGCCAGTCCTCCACACGCGAAGGCGGACCTCCCCTCACGATTCGAACCCACCCCGCGAGGGTTGCGGTTCCTCCAATCGTTCCAGAAGGACCGCGTGGCACGCATTGCCACCTCCTGGCAGGTGAGCTGTGTTCAGGCCCGATCAAGGCCGCCCAGCGCCCTGGCGCGAGAGTTGCCAGGAGGGACTCGATGAGCCCAAAGCGCTTCGTCTACATCATCCGCAGCGACGCGGCCTCCGATAGGCACTACGTGGGCTTGACGACCGACGTCGCCCGGCGCCTGCACTGGCACAACAACGGACCGTCAGGCGTCACGGCGCGCCATCGACCATGGCGCCTCGTCGTCTCGATCGAGTTCGCTGAGGCTGAAGCGGCTTGGCGATTCGAACGCTACCTGAAGACGGGATTGGGGCGAGCGTTCGCAACCAGGCACTTCGGCGCCGCGACAGGCTGACCGT encodes the following:
- a CDS encoding GIY-YIG nuclease family protein, which encodes MSPKRFVYIIRSDAASDRHYVGLTTDVARRLHWHNNGPSGVTARHRPWRLVVSIEFAEAEAAWRFERYLKTGLGRAFATRHFGAATG